Proteins from a single region of Amblyomma americanum isolate KBUSLIRL-KWMA chromosome 10, ASM5285725v1, whole genome shotgun sequence:
- the LOC144108318 gene encoding uncharacterized protein LOC144108318 yields the protein MRCKCGLPSEKTYIGKSGCYTATYPAISHLEDVRPPVQNLHAERQLLQCPECSYCTNFIFAMEDHLSTHISVRPFQCSHCGRRFKRAAHLVEHSRIHTGEKPFYCQLCPLTFTQKASLVRHMRAHEDKKRFRCHFCSMAFARGYLRTNHEIKKHGRSSALFSYGAGFFAVHDKDGMPLGEGRSGQGQLLHCAVCNYTTARRSHMQYHQRAHTGERPHLCSYCNKGFVKKCHLVTHLRIHTGEKPYKCHMCPMAFTQKITLVAHLRAHTGDKPFRCHFCPKAFALRSKMRYHEVRDHGGRKYAVFHGAGLDATRHDHDLPLAENTAGKGQLLHCPVCNYFTPFSGNMKMHLRTHTGERPFQCSYCGKRFRQTGHLKKHIRIHTGEKQFQCQLCPVSFTQKASLVRHLQAHAGKRIGFHFCSGTWVPTVGQ from the exons ATGCGTTGCAAGTGCGGCTTACCATCCGAGAAAACGTACATTGGAAAAAGTGGCTGCTACACTGCAACGT ATCCAGCGATCTCGCATCTCGAAGACGTCCGCCCACCTGTACAAAACCTGCATGCTGAAAGGCAGCTACTACAGTGCCCCGAATGCAGCTACTGCACAAATTTCATCTTTGCCATGGAGGATCACCtgagcacgcacatcagcgtgcGCCCCTTCCAGTGCAGCCACTGTGGCCGAAGATTCAAGCGGGCAGCCCACCTAGTGGAACACAGCCGCATCCACACGGGCGAGAAGCCGTTTTACTGCCAGCTGTGCCCCTTGACCTTCACCCAGAAGGCGAGCTTAGTGCGACACATGCGAGCACACGAGGACAAGAAACGGTTCCGGTGTCACTTTTGCTCAATGGCGTTTGCTCGCGGATATCTACGGACGAACCATGAAATTAAAAAGCATGGGAGGAGCAGCGCACTTTTTT CTTACGGTGCAGGCTTCTTTGCTGTGCACGACAAAGATGGCATGCCACTCGGAGAAGGCAGGTCTGGCCAAGGGCAGCTGCTGCACTGTGCCGTGTGCAACTACACCACAGCGCGCCGTAGTCACATGCAGTACCACCAGAGGGCGCACACGGGTGAACGCCCTCACCTGTGCAGCTACTGCAACAAGGGCTTTGTGAAGAAGTGCCACCTGGTGACGCACCTCCGGAttcacacaggcgagaagccataCAAGTGCCACATGTGCCCCATGGCCTTCACGCAGAAGATAACCCTTGTTGCACACCTGCGAGCGCACACGGGCGATAAGCCTTTCCGGTGCCACTTTTGTCCCAAGGCATTTGCCCTGAGATCAAAAATGAGGTACCATGAAGTGAGGGACCATGGAGGAAGGA AGTATGCTGTCTTTCATGGCGCAGGCTTGGATGCTACGCGTCATGACCACGACTTGCCACTCGCAGAAAACACGGCTGGCAAAGGGCAACTTTTACACTGCCCCGTGTGCAACTACTTCACGCCTTTCAGCGGCAACATGAAGATGCACCTGAGGACGCACACCGGCGAGCGCCCTTTCCAGTGCAGCTACTGTGGCAAGAGATTCAGACAGACTGGACATCTGAAAAAACACATCCGCATCCACACCGGCGAGAAACAGTTCCAATGTCAGCTGTGTCCCGTGTCTTTCACCCAGAAGGCGAGCTTAGTGAGACATTTGCAAGCACATGCCGGCAAAAGAATTGGGTTTCACTTTTGCTCAGGCACGTGGGTGCCGACTGTAGGGCAATGA